A genomic segment from Leptolyngbya boryana PCC 6306 encodes:
- a CDS encoding DUF7694 domain-containing protein: MSTSEIIRESLQIEYLTRQLLIKTNIALPFPDPLPPGVIVIEHHDLGRAYRIESGQGKGMLVLADVAVKDDGKLWYHVSFSRGDRIPDYEDRALIKRLWFGDDKWAFELLPEASNHVNIHPYCLHLWHCLEGRPFPEFSKFGSI; the protein is encoded by the coding sequence ATGAGTACCTCCGAAATTATTCGAGAATCACTTCAAATTGAATATCTCACCCGTCAGCTCTTGATCAAAACAAACATCGCCCTTCCATTCCCTGATCCTCTGCCGCCTGGGGTGATCGTAATCGAGCATCACGACCTTGGGCGGGCCTACCGAATCGAGTCGGGTCAGGGCAAAGGAATGCTTGTACTTGCCGATGTCGCGGTCAAGGATGACGGAAAACTGTGGTATCACGTCAGCTTTAGCCGAGGCGACAGAATTCCAGACTACGAAGATAGAGCGCTAATTAAGCGCCTCTGGTTTGGTGACGATAAATGGGCATTCGAGCTGCTACCCGAAGCCTCGAACCATGTCAATATCCACCCGTATTGCTTGCACTTGTGGCACTGCCTCGAAGGTCGCCCGTTCCCAGAATTCTCTAAGTTTGGATCTATTTAG
- a CDS encoding LexA family protein, translating to MLTATLPTAPAIAFRAVFPGRRLTDKQARMLLLIAQFSAIHRHPPSVREMMTMLGYTSLAPVHDMALRLRSMGALDWQDGKARTFNLSKQIQFQAVVLKYRIRFTSGYYSERELRTDEPGQATLFNSQDEAQSFALDEREYYSIEQVELSLSDE from the coding sequence ATGCTTACAGCTACTTTACCCACTGCACCCGCGATCGCGTTTCGCGCTGTCTTTCCCGGCAGGCGATTGACTGACAAGCAAGCTCGAATGCTCCTGCTCATCGCGCAGTTTAGCGCTATCCATCGCCACCCACCGAGCGTCCGAGAAATGATGACGATGCTTGGATACACTTCGCTTGCTCCTGTTCATGATATGGCACTTAGATTGCGCTCTATGGGCGCTTTGGATTGGCAGGACGGTAAGGCGCGAACCTTTAATCTATCGAAGCAGATTCAGTTTCAAGCCGTTGTACTCAAGTATCGAATCCGCTTTACATCGGGTTACTACTCCGAGCGTGAGCTTCGCACTGACGAGCCAGGGCAGGCGACATTGTTCAACAGTCAAGATGAGGCGCAAAGTTTTGCGCTTGATGAAAGAGAGTACTACTCGATCGAACAGGTTGAGTTGAGTTTGTCAGATGAATAA
- a CDS encoding site-specific integrase, which produces MINLAEYLQKANDRLKAFGVKLVLQGKGDWLYLRGTFPPKPGENRKPYSTKIALKMRAIDKAAIDAAEKVALQVGLDLNLGQFDWRKFSDFDDPDSPATKKIGDWVEAFEKEWWLTRDRKNQSNQSTWLSGYQRVLKGLPKDVELTEDLLVQYIAANSSPHTVNRRHYVTCCKLLAETAGISSARIKALTPKIGIKPVNPRDIPDDKTISQVRESIKDPGWQYLYGLIAVYGLRNHEVFYPDLREFPILRTRKTSKTGERPVKPLYPEWAEAWKLGEVIYPKQVRITAESSNRQMGVCVTAWFQNNMPFNAYNLRHAYAGRCDRCGVPPKTAAKMMGHTLQVHELVYGAWLDEAIYLDVFDRAVNHPDRPLPPETTQS; this is translated from the coding sequence ATGATCAATCTAGCTGAATATCTCCAGAAAGCCAACGATCGTTTAAAAGCGTTTGGCGTGAAGCTCGTACTACAAGGGAAAGGCGACTGGCTGTATCTGCGTGGCACATTTCCACCCAAACCAGGCGAGAACCGCAAGCCCTATTCGACGAAAATCGCCCTGAAAATGCGGGCGATCGATAAAGCGGCAATTGATGCGGCAGAGAAAGTTGCGCTTCAAGTTGGGTTGGATCTGAACCTGGGGCAATTCGACTGGCGCAAGTTCTCAGACTTTGACGATCCGGATTCGCCAGCAACAAAAAAGATCGGCGATTGGGTTGAGGCATTTGAAAAAGAATGGTGGCTCACGCGCGATCGCAAAAATCAATCGAACCAATCAACGTGGCTTTCTGGCTATCAGCGCGTTTTGAAAGGATTGCCGAAAGATGTGGAACTCACGGAAGATTTATTGGTGCAGTACATCGCCGCGAATTCTTCCCCACACACGGTCAATCGTCGGCATTATGTGACCTGCTGTAAATTGCTGGCAGAGACAGCGGGCATATCGAGCGCTCGTATCAAAGCACTCACCCCGAAGATCGGAATTAAGCCAGTGAACCCGCGAGACATTCCCGACGATAAGACGATCTCGCAGGTGAGGGAGTCAATTAAAGATCCGGGCTGGCAATATTTATACGGATTGATTGCGGTCTATGGGCTTCGCAATCATGAAGTGTTTTATCCCGATTTGCGAGAGTTTCCAATCCTGCGAACTCGCAAAACCTCGAAGACTGGGGAACGTCCGGTGAAGCCACTTTATCCAGAGTGGGCGGAAGCGTGGAAGCTTGGCGAAGTGATCTATCCGAAGCAGGTTCGGATTACCGCTGAGAGCAGCAATCGCCAGATGGGGGTCTGTGTAACGGCATGGTTTCAGAACAATATGCCGTTTAATGCTTACAACCTTCGCCATGCTTACGCGGGGAGATGCGATCGCTGTGGAGTTCCACCCAAGACGGCGGCGAAAATGATGGGGCACACCTTGCAGGTGCATGAGCTGGTCTACGGGGCGTGGTTGGATGAGGCGATTTATTTGGATGTCTTCGATCGAGCGGTGAATCATCCCGATCGACCGCTGCCGCCGGAAACAACCCAGTCTTGA
- a CDS encoding alr0857 family protein — MLKLTYTEFGLHLERVTISLETLVAGRVTLAMRLGQTLHVEPSRAAFLLSVHAPGFAELEKMVRLERAAMVSIVPVDDGFVEVSVQGSWIADTADAHSGMFVTALGDRIEFFVYKLWEATQLQVSPLV, encoded by the coding sequence ATGTTAAAGCTCACTTATACCGAATTTGGATTGCACTTGGAACGGGTGACGATTTCTCTGGAAACCTTAGTAGCTGGACGGGTAACTTTGGCGATGAGATTAGGTCAAACGCTGCATGTTGAGCCGAGCCGTGCGGCATTTTTGCTGTCAGTCCATGCACCAGGATTTGCAGAGTTAGAAAAAATGGTGCGCTTGGAACGGGCAGCAATGGTGTCGATCGTGCCCGTGGATGATGGGTTTGTGGAAGTGAGTGTTCAAGGAAGCTGGATCGCAGACACAGCAGACGCACATTCTGGAATGTTTGTAACTGCGTTAGGCGATCGAATCGAGTTCTTTGTCTACAAACTTTGGGAAGCGACTCAGTTGCAGGTTTCGCCATTAGTTTGA
- a CDS encoding response regulator transcription factor: MSQARILVVDDDEAILEALTPTLTQEGYGVVTANNGLQALELMRAPKTEESAIDLLVLDLMLPGISGLDICRMLRQEGNTIPILILSARGSETDIVVGLEVGADDYLTKPFGIRELIARCRALLRRRSHLQPEEQPTLQHGEITLYLQEYRVTIEGREINLSPKEFSLLELFMNNPRRVYSREQLLEQIWGMSYLGDSKTVDVHIRWLREKIELDPSSPRYIMTVRGFGYRFG, encoded by the coding sequence TTGTCTCAAGCGCGTATTTTAGTCGTCGATGATGATGAAGCCATTCTTGAAGCTCTGACTCCTACTCTCACACAAGAAGGCTATGGGGTAGTAACGGCGAATAATGGGCTACAAGCCCTGGAATTGATGCGCGCTCCAAAAACTGAGGAATCAGCGATCGACCTACTCGTTTTAGATTTGATGCTCCCTGGAATCAGTGGACTAGATATCTGTCGAATGTTACGGCAGGAAGGCAACACGATTCCGATCCTGATTCTGAGCGCGAGAGGAAGCGAGACTGATATTGTCGTTGGCTTAGAGGTAGGGGCAGATGATTATCTGACCAAGCCTTTTGGCATTCGCGAATTAATTGCACGCTGTCGGGCATTGCTAAGACGACGATCGCATCTTCAACCTGAAGAACAGCCCACCTTGCAGCATGGGGAAATCACACTCTATTTGCAGGAGTATCGCGTCACGATCGAGGGGCGAGAAATTAATCTCTCTCCTAAAGAGTTTTCGTTGCTCGAACTGTTTATGAACAATCCGCGTCGTGTTTATTCTCGCGAACAACTCTTAGAACAGATCTGGGGAATGAGCTATCTGGGAGATTCTAAAACCGTCGATGTGCATATCCGATGGCTCCGAGAAAAAATAGAACTTGATCCAAGTTCACCTCGCTACATCATGACAGTGCGAGGATTTGGCTATCGATTTGGATGA
- a CDS encoding efflux RND transporter permease subunit has product MSMQHLPQRSSFSISGLSIRQHIGTLMLTLCVVVIGVFFLNSIQVDLLPSITYPRIGVRVNAPGISPDVAVDEVTRPLEEALSTTEGVVQIYSQTREGQVSLDLFFQPGGNIDQALNDATASFNRARGNLPDTIEEPRLFKVDPSQLPVYELALTSDSIQSSQLRIFADEELARELGVVQGVAAVDVSGGVEEEVRVIVDLNRLQALGIGLNDVLDELEQTNRDISGGRILGNRSEPLTRTIGRFANAQEIRNLSFEVNDSQPATTDAQATTQAPGISQRVYLRDFAEIIDGTQQQRVFTVLNGKDAVKVSIQKQPDANTIQVVEGVKKRIEELRQSNVIPQDAQLLPTLDESIFIQNSISNVTSSGLIGAALAAVAVLLFLGSLRQTLIIVLSIPLATLAAIILMRLFGLSLNVFSLGGLALGVGIVVDNSIVMLETISDNLGAGFGTSSRSHLGKEEIIEQSIAGGQSVESALVASTSTNLVAVLPFLLIGGFIALLFNELILTISFSVAASILVAVTVVPMATSRLLAIRYSSGVGRFWLLREFNRRFEAATAGYGRLLDRVLRNRFLVIGFAFLIFGGSSLFAVSRIPQEILPRINTGQANIFAQFPPGTPLETSRRVMKAVDELLLNQPETEYVFTTVGGFLFGSNTSENPLRASSNITLKQNTNVEKFAEKMNQEFRKLNLVDILLRISPGQVRGLILNNSPVRGAEVDVILQGENTELLEQTGRQLVGKLSQAKFARYRPDTDERQPEIQIRRDRERAAALGLNTQDIGETIQTAIEGTTPTQIQRGNRLVDVRVELNENLIDRPSKIGQIPLFTDNNELVRLSDVAQIENGQAPGQIQRINQRQVYQIAGTLNDGASLGEALKEVDEILQQFQMPEGISRLPSSAAESNQQIQSALPLLGGLAAFLVFVVMAVQYNSLIDPLVIMFTIPLALAGGILGLFVTQTAIGATVIVGAVLLVGIVVNNAIVMVELANQIREREGIDRRSAILRAAPQRLRPILMTTITTVLGMFPLALGLGQGGEFLQPLGIVVFSGLSLATLLTLFIIPCFYVLLHDLIGGFPPKLRKLRHSSKSRDRVQPLIPKTSEET; this is encoded by the coding sequence ATGTCCATGCAGCACCTTCCTCAACGTAGTAGTTTTAGTATTAGCGGTCTTTCAATTCGGCAACACATTGGCACATTGATGCTGACGTTGTGTGTTGTGGTCATTGGTGTGTTCTTTTTGAATTCGATTCAAGTTGATCTTTTACCCTCGATTACCTATCCCAGAATTGGTGTGCGAGTGAATGCTCCTGGCATTTCGCCTGATGTTGCAGTCGATGAAGTGACAAGACCTCTAGAGGAAGCGCTCTCAACAACAGAGGGTGTGGTTCAAATCTATTCTCAAACTCGTGAAGGGCAAGTGAGTTTGGATTTGTTTTTTCAGCCGGGAGGCAACATTGATCAGGCTTTAAATGATGCTACGGCTTCATTTAACCGGGCACGAGGGAACTTACCCGATACGATCGAAGAACCCAGGCTTTTCAAAGTCGATCCTTCTCAGCTTCCGGTTTATGAATTAGCACTGACTTCTGACTCAATTCAGTCTTCTCAGTTGCGGATTTTTGCGGATGAAGAACTAGCGCGAGAATTAGGAGTCGTACAGGGGGTTGCAGCCGTTGATGTCTCGGGGGGTGTCGAAGAAGAAGTACGCGTGATTGTTGATCTCAATCGGCTGCAAGCTTTAGGAATTGGATTAAATGATGTTTTAGATGAGTTAGAGCAGACGAATCGCGATATTTCAGGAGGACGGATTTTAGGTAATCGATCCGAGCCGTTGACTCGAACGATTGGTCGATTTGCCAATGCTCAAGAGATTCGCAATCTATCCTTTGAAGTCAATGATTCTCAGCCTGCTACAACTGACGCGCAAGCGACAACACAAGCTCCAGGCATATCCCAACGGGTTTATCTGAGAGACTTTGCAGAGATAATTGATGGAACGCAGCAGCAACGAGTTTTTACAGTGTTGAATGGCAAAGATGCTGTGAAAGTGAGTATCCAGAAACAACCGGATGCCAATACGATTCAAGTGGTCGAAGGTGTGAAAAAGAGAATTGAAGAATTACGGCAGTCAAATGTCATTCCTCAAGATGCTCAACTTTTACCAACTTTAGATGAATCTATTTTTATTCAAAATTCAATTTCCAATGTGACCAGTTCAGGCTTGATCGGGGCAGCATTAGCAGCCGTTGCAGTATTACTATTTCTTGGCTCATTGCGGCAGACCTTGATCATCGTGTTGTCGATTCCGCTGGCAACTTTGGCTGCAATTATCTTAATGCGATTGTTTGGATTATCCTTAAACGTTTTCAGCTTGGGCGGTCTAGCGCTTGGGGTGGGAATTGTCGTGGATAACTCGATCGTCATGTTAGAAACAATCTCTGATAATTTAGGAGCTGGTTTTGGCACGAGTTCTCGCAGTCATTTAGGGAAAGAAGAAATTATTGAGCAATCGATCGCAGGTGGGCAATCTGTCGAATCAGCTTTAGTTGCTTCAACGAGTACAAACTTGGTTGCGGTGTTACCGTTTCTGCTGATTGGTGGATTCATTGCGCTATTGTTCAATGAATTGATCTTGACGATTAGTTTCTCGGTTGCCGCATCGATTTTAGTTGCGGTTACAGTTGTCCCAATGGCAACTTCGCGGTTGCTAGCAATTCGTTACTCCAGCGGAGTTGGGCGATTTTGGCTGCTTCGAGAATTCAACCGAAGATTTGAAGCGGCAACTGCGGGATATGGGCGATTGCTCGATCGAGTCCTACGCAATCGCTTTTTAGTCATTGGATTTGCCTTTCTGATCTTTGGTGGCAGTAGTTTATTTGCAGTCAGCCGCATTCCCCAAGAGATCCTGCCTCGCATCAACACGGGACAAGCAAATATTTTTGCTCAATTTCCTCCTGGTACTCCGCTCGAAACGAGCCGCAGAGTCATGAAAGCAGTCGATGAACTGCTGCTCAATCAACCTGAGACGGAATACGTGTTTACGACAGTGGGAGGTTTTCTATTTGGAAGTAATACCAGTGAAAATCCACTCCGAGCTTCCAGTAACATTACGCTAAAGCAGAACACGAACGTTGAAAAGTTTGCAGAAAAGATGAACCAGGAGTTTCGCAAACTCAATTTGGTAGATATCTTGCTGCGAATTAGTCCTGGGCAAGTGCGGGGCTTGATTTTGAATAATTCTCCAGTTCGAGGTGCCGAAGTAGATGTCATTCTCCAAGGTGAGAACACTGAATTACTAGAACAAACAGGGCGACAGTTAGTTGGCAAGCTTTCTCAAGCAAAATTTGCCAGATATCGCCCGGATACCGATGAGCGTCAACCTGAAATCCAAATTCGCCGCGATCGCGAACGTGCCGCCGCTCTCGGACTCAATACACAGGATATCGGAGAAACAATTCAAACTGCGATCGAAGGAACAACTCCAACTCAAATCCAACGGGGGAATCGGCTTGTCGATGTTCGAGTCGAACTGAATGAAAACTTAATCGATCGACCTTCTAAAATTGGGCAGATTCCTCTGTTCACTGACAACAATGAATTAGTTCGACTCAGCGATGTAGCGCAGATCGAAAACGGACAAGCACCCGGACAAATTCAACGCATCAATCAGCGACAGGTATATCAAATCGCGGGGACTTTGAATGATGGGGCAAGCTTAGGGGAAGCTCTAAAAGAAGTTGACGAAATTCTGCAACAATTTCAGATGCCTGAAGGAATCAGTCGCTTGCCAAGTTCGGCTGCTGAAAGTAATCAACAGATTCAATCTGCTTTGCCGTTATTAGGCGGGTTAGCTGCTTTTCTGGTCTTTGTAGTCATGGCGGTTCAGTACAATTCGCTGATCGATCCGCTGGTGATTATGTTCACGATTCCGCTAGCGCTAGCAGGTGGGATTTTAGGATTGTTTGTTACGCAAACTGCGATCGGAGCAACGGTGATTGTTGGTGCAGTACTGCTAGTTGGGATTGTCGTGAATAATGCGATCGTCATGGTGGAACTTGCCAATCAAATTCGAGAGCGAGAAGGCATCGATCGACGATCAGCAATCCTGCGTGCTGCTCCTCAACGCTTAAGACCGATTCTGATGACGACGATTACAACAGTGTTAGGGATGTTTCCGTTAGCATTGGGACTCGGGCAAGGTGGAGAATTTCTACAACCATTAGGGATTGTCGTCTTTTCTGGATTGTCATTGGCGACACTTTTAACCTTGTTTATCATTCCGTGCTTCTATGTTCTGTTACATGATCTCATCGGTGGGTTTCCCCCCAAACTCAGAAAATTACGGCACTCTTCCAAATCGCGCGATCGCGTTCAACCGCTCATTCCAAAAACCTCTGAAGAAACCTAA
- a CDS encoding efflux RND transporter periplasmic adaptor subunit codes for MRLPLPARLTLSYVGLAGVLALSSCNLIPPGDAQQQPNVQQNRGGAVAVDAAIAEVGTLNSEQTYTGTTRPAREVSLRAQAEGRITDITVDVGDAVQAGQVIARLDGSIANSAVAQAEAEVAARESEVASLQVDVEEARTQVERARLELAQARSDYQRQAQLFRQGAVSEQTAETARTRVGTAEQALRSAEKQVGTRQQAVAASARRITAQQAVVEQERERQSYSVLTSPVTGSVLARPTEPGNLAQAGVEVVRLGDFSQVKVEVQVSELELAQIRVGQAAQVRLDALPNQTLNGRVTRIAPATQSRARLIPVEVTIPNTTGQISSGLLARVNFQQQQGQRIVVPETATQIGTKPQQNRQNQSQPKTATIYVVTRSGEQANVSPREVQLGERADGQVEVLSGLKPGESFVVRSSGELKAGAPVRLSFLSRE; via the coding sequence ATGAGACTTCCGCTCCCTGCTCGCCTGACTCTGAGCTATGTCGGACTTGCCGGAGTGCTAGCACTAAGTAGCTGCAACTTGATCCCACCTGGGGATGCTCAGCAGCAGCCAAATGTTCAACAAAATCGAGGCGGTGCAGTTGCAGTCGATGCTGCGATCGCCGAAGTTGGCACATTGAACTCTGAACAGACTTATACGGGAACGACTCGACCTGCGAGAGAAGTCTCTCTGCGCGCCCAAGCTGAAGGGCGAATTACAGATATTACAGTTGATGTTGGGGATGCCGTGCAGGCGGGACAAGTCATTGCCAGATTAGACGGCTCGATCGCGAACTCAGCCGTTGCCCAAGCAGAGGCAGAAGTTGCAGCCAGAGAGTCAGAGGTTGCGAGCTTACAAGTGGATGTTGAAGAGGCTCGAACTCAAGTGGAACGTGCGCGATTAGAGTTAGCACAAGCGCGATCGGATTATCAACGGCAAGCCCAACTCTTCCGACAAGGTGCAGTCTCAGAGCAGACGGCAGAAACAGCAAGAACTCGGGTTGGCACAGCCGAGCAAGCCTTGCGATCGGCAGAGAAACAGGTAGGGACTCGCCAGCAGGCAGTTGCGGCATCGGCGAGACGGATTACGGCTCAGCAAGCTGTGGTCGAGCAAGAGCGGGAGCGGCAATCTTACAGTGTATTAACTTCTCCGGTGACCGGATCTGTTTTGGCACGTCCGACTGAACCCGGAAATTTAGCGCAAGCCGGAGTCGAGGTCGTGAGATTGGGCGATTTTAGTCAAGTGAAAGTCGAAGTTCAGGTTTCGGAATTGGAACTCGCTCAGATTCGAGTGGGACAAGCAGCCCAGGTGCGATTAGATGCACTCCCAAATCAGACTTTGAATGGGAGAGTCACCCGCATTGCGCCTGCAACCCAGTCCCGCGCTCGATTGATTCCGGTTGAAGTCACGATTCCAAATACGACAGGGCAGATTAGCAGCGGATTGCTCGCGCGAGTGAATTTTCAGCAGCAGCAAGGTCAGAGAATTGTTGTGCCTGAAACTGCAACTCAGATTGGAACAAAACCGCAGCAGAATCGGCAAAATCAGTCTCAACCCAAGACTGCGACGATCTATGTTGTGACTCGATCGGGGGAACAAGCCAATGTAAGCCCTAGAGAGGTGCAACTGGGCGAGCGTGCAGATGGACAGGTTGAGGTTCTCTCTGGATTAAAGCCGGGTGAATCTTTTGTCGTTCGCAGTAGTGGCGAGTTGAAAGCAGGCGCACCAGTACGATTGAGCTTTTTATCACGAGAATAG
- a CDS encoding cytochrome c oxidase subunit 3, with protein sequence MTTIDPAKTSLNYHHEAAAEAHHEHPDLRIPGLIVFLLAEGMIFLGLFMAYLAFRAVTPVWPPEGTPKLELLLPGINTAILIGSSFVIHNADSSIKKNDVKGLRLWFAITAAMGAVFLAGQLYEYFHLEFGLKTNIFASTFYVLTGFHGLHVCFGLILILAVLWRSLKPNHYNSEKHFGVEAAEIYWHFVDVIWIILFLLLYIL encoded by the coding sequence ATGACCACTATCGATCCTGCAAAAACTTCTCTCAACTATCATCACGAAGCTGCGGCAGAGGCACATCACGAGCATCCTGATCTGCGGATTCCAGGACTGATTGTGTTTTTGCTGGCAGAAGGCATGATTTTTCTGGGGCTGTTTATGGCGTATTTGGCATTTCGAGCCGTTACCCCGGTTTGGCCTCCAGAAGGAACTCCGAAACTGGAACTGTTACTGCCTGGAATCAACACAGCGATTCTGATTGGCAGTAGCTTTGTGATTCATAATGCGGATTCTTCGATTAAGAAGAATGATGTGAAAGGCTTAAGACTCTGGTTTGCGATTACTGCAGCGATGGGTGCTGTGTTTTTGGCGGGTCAGCTTTATGAGTACTTTCATCTAGAGTTCGGATTGAAGACGAACATTTTTGCAAGTACATTTTATGTTCTGACTGGGTTCCACGGGCTGCACGTTTGTTTTGGGCTGATTTTGATTCTGGCGGTGCTTTGGCGATCGCTCAAACCCAACCACTACAATAGTGAAAAACATTTCGGAGTAGAAGCCGCAGAAATCTACTGGCACTTTGTTGATGTCATCTGGATTATTTTGTTTTTGCTACTCTATATTCTCTAG
- the ctaD gene encoding cytochrome c oxidase subunit I, producing the protein MTQAAEFQEQANRPAHGQEPGNWRRYFSFSTDHKVIGIQYLVTTFAFYLIGGVLATMVRTELATPDSDFVSREVYNSLFTVHATVMIFLWIVPAGTGGFGNYLVPLMIGARDMAFPRLNALAFWIIPPAGLMLMSSFLVGAPEAGWTNYPPLSLITGKAGEMIWILSVLLLGTSSILAAINFLVTIWKMRVPGMGWNQMPLFCWAMFATSILALIATPVLAGALILLSFDVLIGTAFFNPTGGGDPIVYQHLFWFYSHPAVYIMILPVFGMISDIISVHARKPIFGYKAIAYSSLAICGLGLIVWVHHMFTSGTPPWMRMFFMITTMIIAVPTGIKIFSWLATLWGGKLDGSSALLFAMGFISLFVVGGISGVMVASVPFDIHVHDTYFIVAHLHYVLFGGSVFGLYAGFYHWFPKITGRMMNETWGKVHFWLSFVGFNLAFMPMHKLGLEGMNRRVAEYDPKFATLNLICTIGAYLLAVSTLPFIVNATWSWLRGEPAGDNPWRGLTLEWMTTSPPPVENFDADPVLATGPYDYGMGSRSQDVDVPFSDASDPALSAGPSSTLRAKPDPVVAADPSDRGTESHNR; encoded by the coding sequence ATGACACAAGCAGCCGAATTTCAAGAACAAGCGAATCGCCCTGCTCACGGGCAAGAACCCGGAAACTGGCGACGCTACTTTAGCTTTAGTACCGATCATAAAGTGATTGGGATTCAATACCTGGTCACGACGTTTGCGTTTTACCTGATTGGCGGTGTGCTGGCAACGATGGTGCGAACGGAATTAGCAACTCCGGATTCGGATTTCGTGAGCCGCGAAGTTTATAACAGTTTGTTTACCGTTCACGCGACGGTGATGATCTTTTTATGGATTGTGCCAGCAGGAACAGGTGGCTTTGGCAACTATCTTGTTCCCCTAATGATTGGGGCGCGAGATATGGCGTTTCCTAGACTGAATGCGCTGGCGTTTTGGATCATTCCCCCGGCAGGGCTAATGTTGATGAGTAGCTTCCTCGTCGGTGCGCCGGAAGCAGGCTGGACAAACTATCCGCCGCTTAGTTTGATTACAGGCAAAGCGGGAGAAATGATCTGGATTCTCAGCGTGCTTCTACTGGGAACTTCATCAATTCTGGCTGCAATTAATTTTCTTGTCACGATTTGGAAAATGCGGGTTCCCGGCATGGGCTGGAATCAGATGCCGCTCTTTTGCTGGGCAATGTTCGCGACTTCGATTTTGGCGTTGATTGCGACTCCAGTTCTAGCGGGCGCTCTGATTTTGCTTTCGTTCGATGTGCTGATTGGGACGGCGTTTTTTAATCCCACGGGTGGCGGAGACCCGATCGTTTATCAGCATTTATTCTGGTTTTATTCTCATCCCGCTGTTTACATCATGATCTTGCCTGTGTTTGGCATGATCTCCGATATCATTTCGGTTCACGCTCGGAAACCAATTTTTGGCTATAAAGCGATCGCGTATTCTAGTCTGGCAATTTGTGGATTGGGCTTGATTGTTTGGGTTCACCACATGTTTACGAGTGGAACACCGCCCTGGATGCGGATGTTCTTTATGATCACCACCATGATTATTGCGGTTCCAACTGGGATTAAGATTTTTAGCTGGTTGGCGACGCTTTGGGGGGGCAAGTTGGACGGAAGTTCAGCGTTGCTGTTTGCAATGGGATTTATTTCTCTGTTCGTGGTGGGTGGTATTAGCGGCGTAATGGTCGCTTCTGTTCCATTTGATATTCACGTCCATGATACTTACTTCATTGTTGCTCACCTGCACTACGTTTTATTTGGTGGCAGTGTGTTTGGGCTATATGCCGGATTCTACCACTGGTTCCCGAAAATCACGGGACGAATGATGAATGAGACTTGGGGCAAGGTGCATTTTTGGCTCAGCTTTGTAGGCTTTAACTTAGCCTTTATGCCGATGCACAAATTGGGACTCGAAGGCATGAACCGCCGAGTGGCTGAGTACGATCCCAAGTTTGCGACGTTGAATTTGATTTGTACGATCGGGGCTTATTTGCTTGCAGTTTCAACCTTGCCGTTTATTGTCAATGCGACTTGGAGTTGGTTGCGGGGTGAGCCTGCGGGGGATAATCCTTGGCGGGGGTTGACCTTAGAATGGATGACAACCTCGCCCCCTCCGGTTGAGAATTTTGACGCTGATCCAGTCTTAGCGACAGGTCCGTATGACTATGGCATGGGTTCGCGATCGCAAGATGTGGATGTTCCATTTTCGGATGCGAGTGATCCTGCCTTGTCGGCTGGCCCAAGCTCAACTTTGAGAGCGAAACCTGATCCGGTGGTTGCCGCTGATCCGAGTGATCGAGGCACTGAAAGTCACAATCGCTAA